TTTAGTTCAACGCAAGTTGCTGTCGACATTTTAATATGATCGATAGTTTGTTTTGGCAGACCATAAATTAGGTCAATATTGATACTGCTAAAACCAAGCTCTCGCCCTAAACTCACTGCCTGACGTGAAATGATAGCCGATTGATTACGGCCAGTTATTTTTTGTATCTCATCAGAAAAATCTTGGACACCGATAGACAAACGATTAAAACCCAAACGACGTAGTACTTCTAACTGAATGCGAGAGGTAACCAAGGGATCAATTTCGATGCTTAACTCTGCATTTGCAGTAGGAGGAAAATATTCAAAAATAGAGGATATTAACCGTTCAAGATCACTTGCAGTAAGAAAAGTTGGAGTACCACCGCCGAGATGAAGTTGAATTAATTCGCGTTTGCCCAAATGTGCAGCCACCATTCTAATTTCGCGCAATAAAGCATCGAGATAGCGCGGCACTTTGTCATAGCTTTTACTGGCAATCATATTGCAACCACAATAAAGGCACATACGTTCACAAAAAGGTATATGCACATAAATTGAGATAGCGTTGTTATTTTGTGTGGCTCGTTTTAATGCTTGATTGGCAACATTTGCACCGGCAGGTTGCCATGCGGGTGCTGTTGGATAGCTAGTGTAGCGAGGAACTTGGCGAAGGTAGCGCCTAGCTATATCCCAAGCAAGTATAGTCGAAGTCATATCACCAGCCATTGAATACAACATAAACAGGCGGCTACTTTATTTTGCAAGCGAAATAATGATAAGGTTTTCTTAAAAAAAACAATATTCAGTAGTTAGAATTCAGTAGCAATAATGATCACACCTTAAGGGCTGACTTTTGATCTCATCTCTGTAATTGATCGATTTTATTAAGCTTTATTGGATGCCCTCTTTCGGGGCATGACGTAGAGAGTTTTACGTAACTCAGCGTCATTCCTACGAAAGTAGGAATCCAGTCTCGATAAAAGTAAAAAATGAGACTAAGAGTCAGTTCAAGGGTCAGTTGTGGTGTCAGTTTTATAAAAGTCAGACATAGCATCCTGGGGAAACAAGCGATGGCCTTCGAAAACCGTAAGCACATGGATGGTATCTTTAAATACACGATAGACAATTCGGTAATTTCGTAAGAAAACTTCACGTACATTAAGATCGGCACGTTCGGGTACAACTCTACCAGACAAGGGGGTTTCAGCGGCTTTATGAGCGCGTTCCCGCAGTCGTTCGATCCAAACGCGGGCTGCACGATGATTGTCCCTTGCGATAAACCGACCAATATTCAGTAAGTCTCGTCTTGCCCTGTCAGTCCAAATAAGCTTCATGATTTAAAAGGTCCAAAGGCTTCATCGAGCTCATTGGTCAGTGCTATATCGTCAATGACACGCCCAGCATTAGAGTCTGACAATCCTTCATCGACAGACTCTAAGAATTGAGCATGCTCATTGAGACGGTCGAATTCAGAAGGAGTGAGAAGCACCGCAGTTGGCTTTCCATTTTGAGTGATGACAAAGGGACGCTTCGATGCTTGTAGTCTTCGAATCACTTGCGAAGCATGGGTCTTGAATTCTCCAACTGGGAGAATGTCTTCTGAAATTTGCAGATTTTTCATATTGCGTATCTCCGATCTGAATTCACAATATGTTGGTTCAAATATAGACCAAAATATTGGTTTGTCCAATGAGTATTTCGTTAAGATGATAATGTCCAATAATTCAAACAATTAAGCGATCCAGATTATTTAAGTGTTTACAGAAATAAAAGGCTGAATTGCCGAATAACCCATAGTGCGAATGTTATAAAAAAAACAAATAACATTAAGTATTACAGTGGGTTGAGTTCTTTTAGCACCGAGGATCTCGTGGGTAAACAGATTATATAACCTTTGCCCATGAGGTAGATTTGCAATTAAATATAGATGAAGCTGTGCTTGAATTAAATGATTGGGTTGTTGCAATAGGTAAAGATAATCGTCAAAGAATACCACTTATTATATATTAGATAATTATTATTGCTTTGCTATAATTTCACCAAATTAACGCATTGTCTCTAAATAGGTGCTTAAGAATAGTTAACTTCCTGAGGAAGCACCTCAATCATGAATAACTTTTTAACAACAAAATACTCAGGGAGTGTTGTGTG
This Deltaproteobacteria bacterium DNA region includes the following protein-coding sequences:
- the hemN gene encoding oxygen-independent coproporphyrinogen III oxidase, with the translated sequence MLYSMAGDMTSTILAWDIARRYLRQVPRYTSYPTAPAWQPAGANVANQALKRATQNNNAISIYVHIPFCERMCLYCGCNMIASKSYDKVPRYLDALLREIRMVAAHLGKRELIQLHLGGGTPTFLTASDLERLISSIFEYFPPTANAELSIEIDPLVTSRIQLEVLRRLGFNRLSIGVQDFSDEIQKITGRNQSAIISRQAVSLGRELGFSSINIDLIYGLPKQTIDHIKMSTATCVELNVDRIALFGYAHLPHIKPHQKKLESYSIPNPERRWQMFAAGRYVLQSGNYQPIGMDHFALPIDELSIAARDGRLNRNFQGYTVLAPTDLIGLGVSAISDVGGCYIQNNHRIINYIEAIESNSFACERACILSNEDTVRRTVIASIMCNLMVNFRDIEQKFSLDFASHFASALNQLQSYEHDGLCLLQQNSLVVTELGRPLVRNIAMAFDAYAKNFVSAKFSSSI
- a CDS encoding type II toxin-antitoxin system RelE/ParE family toxin, coding for MKLIWTDRARRDLLNIGRFIARDNHRAARVWIERLRERAHKAAETPLSGRVVPERADLNVREVFLRNYRIVYRVFKDTIHVLTVFEGHRLFPQDAMSDFYKTDTTTDP
- a CDS encoding type II toxin-antitoxin system Phd/YefM family antitoxin, producing the protein MKNLQISEDILPVGEFKTHASQVIRRLQASKRPFVITQNGKPTAVLLTPSEFDRLNEHAQFLESVDEGLSDSNAGRVIDDIALTNELDEAFGPFKS